The proteins below come from a single Alnus glutinosa chromosome 9, dhAlnGlut1.1, whole genome shotgun sequence genomic window:
- the LOC133876868 gene encoding receptor-like protein 43, protein MALTDRTHEAHSKLNYLQIDMGMAYHQDTITIISKGLEVELVKILTIFTAIEFSCNNFDGPIPEEIGEFTLLYILNLSHNAFTSQIPASLEKLSNLESLDLSSNKLYGNIPIPLADGLIFLSVLNLSFNQLVGQIPIIKQFATFSENSFKGNIRLCGLPLKSQCSHEEPRLSSSTYEEFHRSIIE, encoded by the coding sequence ATGGCGTTGACAGATCGTACACATGAGGCGCACTCAAAGCTCAATTACCTCCAAATTGATATGGGTATGGCATATCATCAAGATACGATAACAATTATTAGCAAGGGTTTAGAGGTGGAGCTGGTGAAGATCCTAACTATCTTCACCGCCATTGAATTTTCTTGCAACAACTTTGATGGTCCTATACCTGAAGAAATTGGAGAATTCACATTGTTATATATTCTCAACTTGTCGCATAATGCTTTCACAAGCCAAATCCCAGCATCTTTGGAAAAATTGAGTAATCTTGAATCACTAGACCTTTCAAGCAATAAGCTTTATGGTAATATTCCTATACCACTTGCCGATGGTCTTATTTTCCTATCAGTTCTTAACCTTTCATTCAACCAATTGGTGGGACAGATTCCAATCATCAAGCAATTTGCTACATTTTCGGAAAATTCCTTCAAAGGAAACATAAGATTATGTGGTTTGCCATTGAAATCACAATGCTCACATGAGGAGCCACGATTGTCATCTTCAACATATGAAGAATTTCATAGGAGCATAATTGAGTGA
- the LOC133877485 gene encoding receptor like protein 22-like, translating into MRLAAFSWLFLIPIYSPFLISICVFGVSGQCFGNQQSLLLQLKNNLTFDPARSNKLVKWNQSADCCSWEGVTCHEGSVIGLDLASESISGGLDDLSSLFSLHLLQSLNLAYNDFNSSQIPSKFDKLTNLSDLNLANAGFAGQITSTQWEELLNLDTLDLSYNSLNGDIPVSLFHLPSLQVLQLSNNLFSGQLKEFSNISSYKLLELDLSNNELEGPIPISIFGLPGLASLILSSNNFDGSNLLDEYSGFNLSSSHYPTWLGLASIKLKKIPDFFRNQSKLYSLDLSRNQIYGEVPNWIWKLPQLRFLNLSYNNLVTLKGPISNISSIFRTRSLDFRSNQFQGQLPVLPPVSYLDFSMNNFHSALPASIGQSLEFTQFFSISSNKLYGSIPGSICNASFLRFLDLSDNYFSGTIPQCLNEMSGALQVLSLRRNNLNGTIPDTFSESCNLHTLAINKNHLEGKLPKSLKNCHSLEVLDVGNNHIEDTFPYYLNGLAALKVLILRSNKFYGPIGHPEIAPSPKLQIIDVASNNFTGHLPIVLLSTWMALTDRAHEANSKLNHIQIGIGSFYYQDTVTITSKGSVVELVKILTIFTTIDFSCNNFDGPIPEEIGEFTLLYILNLSHNAFIGQIPTSLGKLSNLETLDLSSNKLTGEIPMQLANGLIFLSVLNLSFNQLVGPIPFIKQFATFSENSFKGNERLCGLPLKSQCSHEEPRLSPPTTYEESHKSMIEWNYISAELGFSFGFGIVMGPLMFWKRWRIWYYKHVDDILFKIFPKLYLGNEYRRRPAVNNQQLRH; encoded by the coding sequence ATGAGACTTGCGGCCTTTTCGTGGCTTTTCTTGATCCCCATTTACTCACCTTTCCTAATTAGCATTTGTGTCTTTGGCGTGTCTGGGCAATGTTTCGGCAATCAGCAGTCCTTGTTACTGCAATTGAAGAACAACCTTACATTCGATCCTGCTAGGTCCAACAAACTTGTTAAGTGGAATCAAAGTGCTGATTGTTGTTCTTGGGAAGGCGTAACCTGCCACGAGGGAAGTGTTATTGGTCTCGACCTGGCTAGTGAATCCATCTCGGGTGGACTTGACGATTTAAGTAGCCTCTTCAGTCTTCATCTTCTCCAGAGCTTGAATTTGGCTTACAACGACTTCAACTCTTCTCAGATTCCATCAAAGTTTGACAAGTTGACGAATTTGAGTGATTTGAATCTAGCAAATGCTGGCTTTGCAGGGCAGATTACTTCCACTCAGTGGGAAGAACTTCTGAATCTAGACACTCTTGATTTAAGTTACAATTCATTGAACGGGGATATTCCAGTTTCATTGTTTCACCTCCCATCATTGCAGGTATTACAACTTTCCAATAACCTATTTTCTGGGCAACTCAAGGAATTTTCCAACATTTCTTCTTACAAACTACTAGAGCTTGATTTGAGCAATAACGAGTTGGAAGGGCCAATACCCATATCTATCTTTGGGCTTCCAGGTCTTGCATCCCTCATTCTTTCTTCAAACAACTTTGATGGCTCCAATTTGTTGGATGAATATAGTGGTTTTAACCTTTCGTCTTCCCACTATCCCACTTGGTTAGGCTTGGCTTCTatcaagttgaaaaaaattcctGATTTCTTTAGAAACCAATCCAAATTATACTCTTTAGACCTTTCAAGGAACCAGATATATGGAGAGGTGCCTAATTGGATCTGGAAACTTCCCCAACTTAGATTTCTAAATCTCTCCTATAACAACTTGGTCACTCTCAAAGGACCTATCTCCAATATCTCTTCTATTTTTAGGACGAGATCTCTAGACTTTCGCTCCAACCAGTTCCAAGGCCAACTCCCAGTTCTCCCACCTGTCAGCTACTTGGATTTCTCCATGAATAATTTTCATTCTGCCTTACCAGCTAGCATCGGCCAGTCCCTTGAATTCACacaattcttttctatttcaagTAATAAATTATATGGGAGTATCCCTGGATCCATATGCAATGCTTCATTTCTGCGATTTCTAGATCTGTCTGATAATTACTTCAGTGGCACAATTCCCCAATGCTTGAATGAGATGAGTGGGGCTCTTCAGGTGTTGAGTCTAAGGAGAAACAATCTCAATGGTACAATTCCTGATACATTTTCGGAGTCTTGTAATTTACATACTTTAGCTATTAATAAAAACCATCTAGAGGGAAAGTTACCGAAATCTCTGAAGAATTGCCATTCATTGGAGGTCTTGGACGTTGGGAACAACCACATCGAGGACACCTTCCCATATTACTTGAATGGATTAGCCGCATTGAAGGTTCTTATTTTGCGATCTAACAAATTTTATGGGCCCATTGGTCATCCAGAGATTGCCCCTTCCCCGAAGCTTCAAATCATAGATGTGGCTTCAAACAACTTTACTGGTCACCTTCCAATAGTACTCCTTTCTACTTGGATGGCGTTGACCGATCGTGCACATGAGGccaactcaaaactcaatcacATCCAAATTGGCATTGGTAGTTTTTATTATCAAGATACCGTAACAATTACTAGCAAGGGTTCAGTGGTGGAGCTGGTGAAGATCTTAACTATCTTCACCACCATTGATTTTTCTTGCAACAACTTTGATGGTCCTATACCTGAAGAAATTGGAGAATTCACATTGTTATATATTCTCAACTTGTCACATAATGCTTTCATAGGCCAAATACCAACATCTCTGGGGAAATTGAGTAATCTTGAGACACTAGACTTGTCAAGCAACAAGCTTACTGGAGAGATTCCTATGCAACTCGCCAATGGTCTTATTTTCCTTTCGGTCCTCAACCTTTCCTTCAACCAATTGGTGGGACCTATTCCATTTATCAAGCAATTTGCTACATTTTCGGAAAATTCCTTCAAAGGAAACGAAAGATTATGTGGGTTGCCTTTGAAATCACAGTGCTCACATGAAGAGCCACGATTGTCACCTCCAACGACGTATGAAGAATCTCATAAGAGTATGATCGAGTGGAATTACATAAGTGCTGAACTAGGAtttagttttggttttggaattgttATGGGACCCCTTATGTTTTGGAAAAGGTGGAGGATATGGTATTACAAACATGTTGATGACATTCTTTTCAAGATATTTCCTAAACTGTATCTTGGAAATGAATATCGTCGAAGACCAGCAGTCAACAATCAGCAGCTGAGGCACTAG